A region of Macrobrachium nipponense isolate FS-2020 chromosome 7, ASM1510439v2, whole genome shotgun sequence DNA encodes the following proteins:
- the LOC135217675 gene encoding uncharacterized protein LOC135217675 codes for MACLTCPSQDPWQPLPAHPGTCGRTRPPVPGPVAGLTRPSQDPWRPSPATCPGTRGRPCPPIPGPVAGLTNKSQDQWQPSPARPRTHGGRRLQHVLEPVADLALPSQDQWQASPTSPRTSGSPRPPVPGPMAAVACNMGPEPPWQTLTSIPGTSGRPHNKSPGPVACPNSPARPRNHGGRRRNMSLEPVADLALPSQDQWQASPTSPRTSGSPRPPVPGPMAAVACNMSRNPWQTLPSHPRTSGRPHQQVPGPVAALARPSQDPWRPSPATCPGTRGRPRTPVPGSVAGPWQASPACPGTRGGTHPPVLDRGGALLPVPGPVAGLDRLSQDP; via the coding sequence ATGGCGTGCCtcacctgcccgtcccaggacccctGGCAGCCCTTgcctgcccatcctgggacatgtggcagaactcgcccgcctgtcccgggacctgtagcaggcctcacccgcccgtcccaggacccgtggcggcCCTCGCCTGCAACATGTCCCGGAACCCGTGGCAGACCTTGCCCTCCCATCCCAGGACCAGTGGCAGGCCTCACCAACAAGTCCCAGGACCAGTGGCagccctcgcccgcccgtcccaggacccatggCGGCCGTCGCCTGCAACATGTCCTGGAACCCGTGGCAGACCTTGCCCTCCCATCCCAGGACCAGTGGCAGGCCTCACCAACAAGTCCCAGGACCAGTGGCagccctcgcccgcccgtcccaggacccatggCGGCCGTCGCCTGCAACATGGGCCCGGAACCCCCGTGGCAGACCTTGACCTCCATCCCAGGGACCAGTGGCAGGCCTCACAACAAGTCCCCAGGACCAGTGGCATGCCCTaactcgcccgcccgtcccaggaaccATGGCGGCCGTCGCCGCAACATGTCCCTGGAACCCGTGGCAGACCTTGCCCTCCCATCCCAGGACCAGTGGCAGGCCTCACCAACAAGTCCCAGGACCAGTGGCagccctcgcccgcccgtcccaggacccatggCGGCCGTCGCCTGCAACATGTCCCGGAACCCGTGGCAGACCTTGCCCTCCCATCCCAGGACCAGTGGCAGGCCTCACCAACAAGTCCCAGGACCAGTGGCagccctcgcccgcccgtcccaggacccatggCGGCCGTCGCCTGCAACATGTCCTGGAACCCGTGGCAGGCCTCGCACACCCGTCCCAGGATCCGTGGCAGGTccctggcaggcctcgcccgcctgtcctgggacacgtggcggaacTCACCCGCCTGTCCTGGACCGTGGTGGGGCCTtgctgcccgtcccaggaccggTGGCAGGCCTTGACCGTCTATCCCAGGACCCATGA